A window of the Posidoniimonas polymericola genome harbors these coding sequences:
- a CDS encoding ABC transporter permease encodes MSYAASNNGPHWSRRVLRLAAPLALGAVVLAAWEIVVRVKEISPYLLPTPSGIAQAMWEHREPLLAAWGVTLTTMLIALAAAVLGGVLLAALFSTSRVLELSLFPYAVTLQVTPLLAIAPLLLIWIHEPRWVMLLCAWIVAFFPILSGTAVGLRAADAGHEDLFRLYGASRWQRLRLLLAPTALPYFLAGLRVSVNLALVGAVVAEFVTAAAVEHPGLATIIFEAQYRSDTERAFAALAIISLTGVVFYFATHLLSGWLLSSRQERRVSSREGGSVAG; translated from the coding sequence ATGAGCTACGCAGCAAGCAACAACGGTCCGCACTGGAGTCGCCGCGTGCTGCGGCTGGCGGCGCCGCTGGCGCTCGGCGCCGTCGTGTTGGCGGCGTGGGAGATCGTGGTGCGGGTCAAGGAGATCTCGCCCTACTTGTTGCCGACGCCGTCGGGCATCGCGCAGGCGATGTGGGAGCACCGCGAGCCGCTGCTGGCCGCGTGGGGCGTGACGCTCACGACAATGCTCATTGCGCTGGCGGCCGCCGTGTTGGGCGGAGTGCTGCTGGCCGCGTTGTTCTCGACCTCACGCGTGCTGGAACTGAGCCTGTTCCCGTACGCCGTGACCCTGCAGGTGACGCCGCTGCTGGCGATTGCGCCGCTGCTGCTGATCTGGATCCATGAGCCGCGGTGGGTGATGCTGCTGTGCGCGTGGATCGTGGCATTCTTCCCGATCCTGTCGGGCACGGCGGTGGGGCTCCGCGCCGCGGACGCCGGGCACGAGGACCTGTTCCGGCTGTACGGCGCCTCGCGGTGGCAGCGGCTGCGGCTGCTCCTGGCGCCGACCGCCCTGCCCTACTTCCTGGCTGGGCTGCGGGTGTCGGTGAACCTGGCCCTGGTGGGCGCCGTGGTGGCCGAGTTCGTCACCGCCGCCGCGGTCGAGCACCCCGGTCTGGCGACCATTATTTTCGAAGCCCAGTACCGCTCCGACACCGAACGGGCGTTCGCGGCGCTGGCGATCATCTCGCTGACAGGCGTGGTGTTCTACTTCGCCACGCACCTGCTGAGCGGCTGGCTGCTGTCGAGCCGGCAGGAACGGCGCGTCTCCTCGCGAGAGGGCGGGTCGGTCGCGGGGTAA
- a CDS encoding ABC transporter substrate-binding protein, whose translation MQRTLCLIVLLAASPAAALENVTLALNWKAQPELGGFYQALADGTYRDAGFDVKIRQGGPQINNRPLLAAGRVDFLIGTNLLQAFDAVKQQTPTRVVAAMLQKDPQCLIAHRGQGYDQWSDLTKAPLLMAATGRYSFFLWMEAAHGFQKRNLRPYNHSLAPFLANKTWIQQGYATAEPMRVEEATGEAPLVFLLADHGWDSYSTVIEAPQAAIDRQPERVQRFVDASIRGWYDYLYGDNRAANELIKRDNGAMTDAQIAFSLKQMKAQGLVDSGEAVENGIGAMRLERVRRFYQKMVDSGLLKAGEIDPDDAVTLQFVNQGVGLDLRPRVAGDQRAAGDK comes from the coding sequence ATGCAACGCACCCTCTGCCTCATTGTATTGCTGGCGGCCTCCCCCGCGGCGGCGCTCGAGAACGTCACGCTGGCGCTCAACTGGAAGGCCCAGCCCGAACTGGGCGGGTTCTACCAAGCCCTGGCCGACGGAACGTACCGCGATGCCGGTTTCGACGTGAAGATCCGTCAGGGCGGGCCTCAGATCAACAACCGGCCGCTGCTGGCCGCCGGCCGCGTCGACTTCCTAATCGGCACCAACCTGCTGCAGGCGTTCGACGCCGTCAAGCAGCAGACGCCCACCCGGGTGGTGGCCGCGATGCTGCAGAAGGACCCGCAGTGCCTAATCGCCCACCGCGGCCAGGGTTACGATCAGTGGTCGGACCTGACCAAGGCGCCGCTGTTGATGGCGGCGACCGGCCGCTACAGCTTCTTCCTGTGGATGGAGGCCGCCCACGGCTTCCAGAAACGGAACCTGCGGCCCTACAACCACAGCCTCGCGCCGTTCCTCGCGAACAAGACTTGGATCCAGCAGGGCTACGCCACGGCCGAGCCGATGCGCGTCGAGGAGGCGACCGGCGAGGCGCCGCTCGTGTTCCTGCTGGCCGACCACGGTTGGGACAGCTACTCCACCGTGATCGAGGCCCCGCAGGCCGCAATCGACCGCCAGCCCGAACGTGTCCAGCGGTTTGTCGACGCCTCGATCAGGGGCTGGTACGACTACCTGTACGGAGACAATCGAGCGGCAAACGAGCTGATCAAGCGTGACAACGGCGCGATGACCGACGCTCAGATCGCCTTCTCGCTTAAGCAGATGAAGGCCCAGGGCCTCGTCGACTCGGGCGAAGCGGTCGAGAACGGCATAGGCGCCATGCGGCTCGAGCGGGTCCGCCGTTTCTACCAGAAGATGGTTGACTCGGGCCTGCTTAAGGCCGGGGAGATCGACCCCGACGACGCTGTCACGCTACAATTCGTCAACCAAGGCGTGGGGCTCGACCTGCGTCCCAGGGTTGCAGGCGACCAACGGGCTGCCGGCGACAAATAG
- a CDS encoding DUF4261 domain-containing protein, translating to MSTMHPGSPWLALVTLPAERLPDLEQVCEILSRDFSEQAPPELTSESERSVTFRWGSINGNYTLVDRPIPWERLEGPCATAWYWPEAEEDLRPHTHHLFLTLLDDDKKPIHTATRMTRLTAALATAADGTGIVWGPSGQVHRTEDFAKLASVITPEDLPLHLWVDFRVAQHEDSEALSLFTTGLEALGHREFEAPYYDGDSQRLAGTAYNLAHYVLEKGAVLKDGEAVGLPDGGQVNVNVGPSMIDPDQEVVQLTFDS from the coding sequence ATGAGCACCATGCACCCAGGCTCCCCTTGGCTCGCGCTGGTCACCCTGCCGGCGGAACGACTGCCGGACCTCGAGCAGGTCTGCGAGATTCTTTCGCGTGACTTCTCGGAACAGGCGCCCCCAGAACTCACCAGCGAGAGCGAGCGCAGCGTGACTTTCCGCTGGGGTTCGATCAACGGCAACTACACGCTGGTCGACCGCCCGATCCCGTGGGAGCGGCTCGAGGGCCCGTGCGCGACCGCGTGGTACTGGCCGGAGGCCGAAGAGGACCTGCGTCCGCATACCCACCACCTGTTCCTCACGCTGCTGGACGACGACAAGAAGCCGATCCACACCGCCACGCGGATGACGCGGCTGACGGCGGCGCTGGCGACCGCGGCCGACGGCACCGGCATCGTGTGGGGACCGAGCGGCCAGGTGCACCGCACCGAGGACTTCGCGAAGCTCGCCTCGGTGATCACGCCCGAGGACCTGCCGCTGCACCTGTGGGTCGACTTCCGCGTCGCTCAGCACGAGGACTCCGAGGCGCTGTCGCTGTTCACCACCGGGCTCGAGGCGCTCGGGCACCGCGAGTTCGAGGCGCCCTACTACGACGGCGACTCCCAGCGGCTGGCAGGCACGGCTTACAACCTGGCGCACTACGTGCTCGAGAAGGGCGCGGTCCTCAAAGACGGCGAGGCGGTCGGCCTGCCGGACGGCGGCCAGGTGAACGTGAACGTGGGGCCCTCGATGATCGACCCCGACCAAGAGGTCGTGCAGCTGACGTTTGACTCGTAG
- the prmC gene encoding peptide chain release factor N(5)-glutamine methyltransferase, which translates to MPDAPWTIGRLLSWTTDHFAKVESDSARLDAEVLLAHSLGRERIMLYASFDEVPPADTRDKFKALVKRRGEGEPVAYLVGSREFYSLPFEVTPDVLIPRPESELIVVTLTDRVKERPASDNRLKIADVGTGSGILAVCAAKYIPNADVLAIDLSPAALAVAKRNAERHKVNDRVYFVEADLFPANKPDMRLDYIVSNPPYITTDEMQELDTDVRDYEPHLALHGGAAGTDVIERLLPAAAHHLKPGGSLLMEISPMIAPRVEELIDQTPRLERRPTVRDLAGHARVVEAVRSND; encoded by the coding sequence ATGCCCGACGCCCCCTGGACCATCGGCCGCCTGCTCAGCTGGACCACCGACCACTTCGCCAAGGTCGAGTCGGACTCCGCGCGGCTCGACGCCGAGGTGCTGCTGGCCCACTCGCTGGGCCGCGAGCGGATCATGCTCTACGCCTCGTTCGACGAGGTCCCGCCCGCCGACACCCGCGACAAGTTCAAGGCGCTCGTCAAGCGTCGCGGCGAGGGCGAGCCGGTCGCCTACCTGGTCGGCAGCCGCGAGTTCTACTCGCTGCCGTTCGAGGTCACGCCCGACGTGCTCATTCCCCGGCCCGAGAGCGAGCTGATCGTCGTGACGCTGACCGACCGTGTGAAGGAGCGGCCCGCGAGCGACAACCGTCTGAAGATCGCCGACGTCGGGACCGGCAGCGGCATCCTGGCGGTCTGCGCCGCCAAGTACATCCCCAACGCCGACGTCCTGGCGATCGACCTCAGCCCCGCCGCGCTGGCGGTCGCCAAGCGCAACGCCGAGCGGCACAAGGTCAACGACCGCGTCTACTTTGTCGAGGCCGACCTGTTCCCCGCGAACAAGCCCGACATGCGGCTCGACTACATCGTCAGCAACCCGCCGTACATCACCACCGACGAGATGCAGGAGCTCGACACGGACGTCCGCGACTACGAGCCGCACCTGGCGCTGCACGGCGGCGCCGCGGGGACCGATGTCATCGAGCGGCTCCTGCCCGCCGCCGCCCACCACCTCAAGCCGGGCGGGTCGTTGCTGATGGAAATCAGCCCGATGATCGCCCCGCGGGTGGAGGAGCTTATCGACCAGACCCCACGACTCGAACGCCGGCCGACCGTCCGCGACCTGGCGGGTCACGCGCGGGTGGTCGAGGCCGTGCGAAGCAACGACTGA
- the prfA gene encoding peptide chain release factor 1 → MRDLLDSKLARFEQLERDMMDPAVQADSSRMSATAREHGSLARLAGRYRHFKDIARQIAEAREMADGDDSDMRELAEAELPELIGEREGLWDELLGMTIGGEDANRARCIMEIRAGTGGDEAALFARDLYEMYKRHAEAKGWKMEVMDASATELGGFKEISLSLEGEGVYRELMYESGGHRVQRVPETETQGRVHTSAATVAVMAEPEEVEVTLTPEDYRLDKFCASGPGGQHVNKTESAVRLTHLETGIVVQCQDEKSQHKNLAKALRVLKSRIYDHRKQEEDKKRSDERKSLVGSGDRSQRIRTYNFPQNRLTDHRIGLSLHKLDQIIAGDLQPVTDGLIDYERQQQRDQMGGLD, encoded by the coding sequence ATGCGCGACCTCCTCGACTCTAAACTGGCGCGCTTCGAGCAGCTAGAACGCGACATGATGGACCCCGCCGTGCAGGCGGACTCCAGCCGCATGTCGGCGACCGCGCGCGAGCACGGCTCGCTCGCCAGGCTGGCCGGCAGGTACCGGCACTTCAAGGACATCGCCAGGCAGATCGCCGAGGCCCGCGAGATGGCCGACGGCGACGACTCCGACATGCGGGAGCTGGCCGAGGCCGAGCTGCCCGAGCTGATCGGAGAACGTGAAGGGCTGTGGGACGAGCTGCTCGGCATGACCATCGGCGGCGAGGACGCCAACCGCGCCCGCTGCATCATGGAGATCCGGGCCGGCACCGGCGGCGACGAGGCCGCCCTCTTCGCGCGTGACCTGTACGAGATGTACAAGCGGCACGCCGAGGCGAAGGGCTGGAAGATGGAGGTCATGGACGCCAGCGCCACCGAGCTGGGCGGCTTCAAGGAGATCAGCCTGTCGCTCGAAGGCGAAGGTGTTTACCGCGAGCTGATGTACGAGTCGGGCGGGCACCGCGTGCAGCGCGTCCCCGAGACAGAGACCCAGGGCCGCGTGCACACCTCGGCCGCCACGGTCGCGGTGATGGCCGAGCCGGAGGAGGTCGAGGTGACGCTGACCCCCGAGGACTACCGGCTCGACAAATTCTGCGCCAGCGGCCCGGGCGGCCAGCACGTCAATAAGACCGAATCGGCCGTGCGGCTCACGCACCTCGAGACCGGCATTGTTGTGCAGTGCCAGGACGAGAAGTCGCAGCACAAGAACCTCGCCAAGGCGCTCCGCGTCCTCAAGAGCCGCATCTACGACCACCGTAAGCAGGAAGAGGACAAGAAGCGGTCGGACGAGCGGAAGAGCCTGGTCGGCTCCGGCGACCGCAGCCAGCGGATCCGCACCTACAACTTCCCCCAGAACCGCCTGACCGACCACCGCATCGGCCTGTCCCTCCACAAGCTCGACCAGATCATCGCCGGCGACCTGCAGCCGGTCACCGACGGGCTGATCGACTACGAACGGCAGCAGCAACGCGATCAAATGGGAGGGCTGGACTGA
- the rpmE gene encoding 50S ribosomal protein L31, with amino-acid sequence MKDGIHPNYQDTEVHCGCGNTFTTRSVRSELKVDICSACHPFFTGKIKFVDTAGRIDKFKKKFAGAGYASLGKKGKK; translated from the coding sequence ATGAAAGACGGCATCCACCCCAACTACCAGGACACGGAAGTTCACTGCGGTTGCGGCAACACGTTCACAACGCGGAGCGTCCGCAGCGAGCTGAAGGTGGACATCTGCAGCGCGTGCCACCCCTTCTTCACCGGCAAGATCAAGTTCGTGGACACCGCGGGCCGGATCGACAAGTTCAAGAAGAAGTTCGCCGGGGCCGGCTACGCCAGCCTGGGCAAAAAGGGGAAGAAGTAG
- a CDS encoding PAS domain-containing protein, translated as MDSPENTRKPTATGRAGDAAGDPFDPAGYIRAADGAPVLLWASGQDWTQRRLNRYARQRFLDAGAAEQWTWTEAVQQGSAARVGRQIEDAYQAGEPFCLLYTAELGGTRFVVADRGEPRRDSAGKLAGYAGSWAVVDEPDRPAADDDSAQSLVPLLGLRRDEASYGELITDLNGQVVAASQVMERLLGYTEQELAERTLIDLAHAQDRHSPPAPIGPLTSRACERRYLKKDGGVLWSRTSVETIQDAAGQLCGYRVEVHDVSAEKQTERDHLDSLQRLTIAQRAGGAGVFEWLILENRVYWSPELEELYGIEPGRFGGTFDDWAKRVLPEDSEKIRQNVAEWMQQRREDCAYEFRAILPDGSHRWMSGHARFFYREDGTPERMIGVNVRMDLLKSVQQALEESEERFRALADHMSQLAWMADSEGYIFWYNRRWYEYTGTTLEEMQGWGWKKVHHPDHVDRVAEKIQKCWDSGEVWEDTFPLRGRDGRYRWFLSRAMPMRDAQGEIVRWLGTNTDITDQRDAEEALREADSKKNEFLAMLAHELRNPLAPIRSGLDLLLLGVNTPEQSRALEIMRRQTSQLTRLIDDLLDVSRVMRGKITLQKAPVEVRQVITQAVEACRPFLDDRRHEFRLVEHPEPIWLDADAARLAQVLGNLLNNAAKYTEDCGRVTLTTSAAGDKAVIEVADTGIGIEPSLLPDVFELFTQSTRSLDRSQGGLGIGLTVVEQMIRLHDGSVTVASEGLGHGSTFTVTLPTIAAPTGVSAASWSPDASEVSRPRKILIVDDNQSAAYLLSRLLGKLGEFEIETAADGPEALAAAETFGPELVFLDIGLPRMDGYEVARRLRERGGERPAIVALSGYSREARDDPGRDGCFDRRLVKPADIGALERVLAEL; from the coding sequence ATGGATAGCCCCGAAAACACCAGGAAACCGACGGCAACGGGCCGGGCGGGGGACGCCGCGGGCGACCCTTTTGACCCTGCCGGCTACATCCGCGCCGCGGACGGGGCGCCGGTTCTGCTATGGGCGAGCGGGCAGGATTGGACCCAGCGGCGGCTCAACCGCTACGCCCGACAGCGTTTTTTGGACGCCGGCGCAGCCGAGCAGTGGACCTGGACCGAAGCCGTGCAGCAGGGGTCTGCTGCCCGCGTTGGCCGCCAGATTGAGGACGCCTACCAGGCAGGCGAGCCGTTCTGCCTGCTTTACACCGCCGAGCTGGGCGGGACGCGTTTCGTGGTCGCCGACCGGGGCGAGCCGCGTCGCGATTCCGCCGGAAAGCTGGCCGGGTACGCAGGCTCCTGGGCCGTTGTCGATGAGCCCGACCGTCCGGCTGCGGACGACGATTCCGCCCAGTCGCTCGTCCCCTTGCTTGGTCTGCGGAGGGACGAAGCCTCCTACGGTGAGCTGATCACCGACCTAAACGGCCAAGTGGTCGCGGCCAGCCAGGTCATGGAGCGGTTGCTCGGCTACACCGAGCAGGAGCTGGCGGAGCGGACCCTGATCGATCTGGCTCACGCCCAGGATCGCCATTCGCCGCCGGCCCCCATTGGTCCGCTGACGTCCCGGGCGTGCGAGCGACGCTACCTTAAGAAGGACGGCGGTGTGCTGTGGAGCCGCACGTCGGTTGAGACGATCCAAGACGCGGCCGGCCAGCTCTGCGGTTACCGGGTCGAGGTGCACGATGTGTCGGCAGAGAAGCAGACCGAACGGGATCACCTAGACAGCCTGCAGCGGCTGACAATTGCTCAGCGGGCCGGCGGCGCCGGGGTGTTTGAGTGGCTCATACTCGAGAACCGGGTCTACTGGTCCCCCGAGCTCGAGGAGCTCTACGGGATTGAGCCGGGCCGGTTCGGCGGGACCTTCGACGACTGGGCGAAGCGGGTGCTGCCGGAAGATAGCGAGAAGATCCGCCAGAACGTCGCCGAGTGGATGCAGCAGCGACGCGAGGACTGCGCGTACGAGTTCCGCGCGATCCTGCCCGATGGATCGCACCGCTGGATGTCGGGGCACGCCAGGTTCTTCTACCGTGAGGACGGAACACCCGAGCGGATGATCGGCGTCAACGTCCGGATGGACTTGCTGAAGTCGGTGCAGCAGGCGCTGGAAGAGAGCGAGGAGCGGTTCCGGGCGCTCGCGGACCATATGTCGCAGCTGGCGTGGATGGCCGACTCAGAGGGGTACATCTTCTGGTACAACCGCCGCTGGTACGAGTACACCGGCACGACCCTCGAAGAGATGCAGGGTTGGGGGTGGAAGAAGGTGCACCACCCGGACCACGTCGACCGCGTGGCAGAGAAGATCCAGAAATGCTGGGACAGCGGCGAGGTCTGGGAGGACACCTTTCCCCTGCGGGGCCGCGACGGCCGCTACCGCTGGTTCCTCTCGCGGGCGATGCCGATGCGAGACGCCCAGGGCGAGATCGTCCGGTGGCTCGGCACCAACACCGACATCACCGACCAACGCGACGCCGAGGAGGCCCTCCGCGAGGCCGACAGCAAGAAGAACGAGTTCCTCGCCATGCTCGCCCACGAGCTCCGCAACCCGCTGGCGCCTATCCGCAGCGGGCTCGACCTGCTGCTGCTCGGCGTGAATACGCCGGAGCAGTCGCGGGCGCTGGAGATCATGCGGCGGCAGACCTCGCAGCTGACCCGCTTGATCGACGACTTGCTGGACGTGTCGCGGGTGATGCGGGGCAAGATCACGCTGCAGAAGGCCCCGGTCGAAGTGAGGCAGGTGATCACGCAGGCGGTCGAGGCCTGCCGGCCGTTCCTCGACGACCGCCGGCACGAGTTCCGCCTGGTCGAGCACCCCGAGCCGATCTGGCTCGACGCCGACGCCGCCCGCCTGGCGCAGGTGCTCGGCAATCTGCTGAACAACGCCGCCAAGTACACCGAGGACTGCGGTCGGGTCACGCTCACGACTTCGGCCGCCGGGGACAAAGCGGTGATCGAGGTCGCGGACACGGGCATCGGGATCGAGCCGTCGCTGCTGCCGGACGTGTTTGAGCTGTTCACGCAATCGACCCGTTCGCTCGATCGGTCGCAGGGGGGGCTCGGCATCGGCCTGACAGTCGTCGAGCAGATGATCCGCCTGCACGACGGGTCCGTGACGGTCGCCAGCGAGGGCCTGGGGCACGGCAGCACGTTCACGGTGACACTGCCGACCATCGCGGCCCCGACGGGCGTGTCCGCCGCGTCGTGGTCGCCCGACGCGTCAGAGGTCAGCCGGCCCCGCAAGATCCTGATTGTGGACGACAACCAGAGCGCGGCGTACCTGCTGTCCCGGCTGCTCGGCAAGCTGGGCGAGTTTGAGATCGAGACCGCCGCCGACGGCCCCGAGGCGCTCGCGGCCGCCGAGACTTTCGGCCCCGAGTTGGTGTTCCTCGACATCGGGCTGCCGAGGATGGACGGCTACGAGGTCGCCCGGCGGCTGCGGGAGCGGGGGGGCGAACGGCCCGCGATCGTCGCGCTATCGGGGTACAGTCGAGAGGCCCGCGACGATCCCGGCCGAGACGGCTGCTTTGATCGGCGGCTGGTGAAGCCCGCCGACATCGGCGCCCTCGAGAGGGTGCTCGCCGAACTTTAG
- a CDS encoding bile acid:sodium symporter family protein — translation MRRFFAQRWFLFVLMTLLLGGLALCGPLAFLPRLTPKLVVIGVVMLATSLATNFGLVLRARDSWLAVGLALLVNAGVAPPLGWLIGRPLPPPLAEGLVVAMTVPCTIAAAIVWTRRGGGNDAAAALTSMISNFSCFLVLPFWTGLLMGATVDIKPRELMIKLLLGIAAPMVAGQLIRAPRRVGAWADRQKRLLSLIAQWGVLFMALLGAIEAGNAMRGSEFRPTSGHWLLLVGMIIVLHMVLLAVAAAAGWAARLGPADALAVTIAGSQKSMAVGVGVALQFGPMTIFPLITYHFAQLLIDTVVVDRHRRKTGPEQPPA, via the coding sequence ATGCGGCGTTTCTTCGCTCAACGCTGGTTCCTGTTCGTGCTGATGACGCTGCTGCTGGGGGGGCTCGCGCTGTGCGGCCCGCTGGCGTTCCTGCCGCGGCTGACGCCGAAGCTGGTCGTGATCGGCGTGGTGATGCTGGCGACCTCGCTCGCCACCAACTTTGGGCTGGTGCTGCGGGCGCGTGACAGCTGGCTGGCGGTCGGATTGGCGTTGCTGGTAAACGCCGGCGTGGCGCCGCCGCTGGGCTGGCTGATCGGCCGGCCGCTCCCGCCGCCGCTGGCGGAGGGACTGGTCGTGGCGATGACGGTGCCGTGCACCATCGCCGCGGCGATCGTCTGGACCCGCCGCGGGGGCGGCAACGACGCGGCCGCCGCACTGACCAGCATGATCTCCAACTTCTCTTGCTTCCTGGTTCTGCCGTTCTGGACCGGCCTGCTGATGGGGGCGACCGTCGACATCAAGCCGCGGGAGCTGATGATCAAGCTGCTCCTCGGCATCGCGGCGCCCATGGTGGCCGGTCAGCTGATCCGGGCGCCGCGGCGCGTGGGGGCGTGGGCCGATCGCCAGAAGCGGTTGCTCAGCCTGATCGCCCAGTGGGGCGTGCTGTTCATGGCCCTGCTCGGCGCCATCGAGGCCGGCAACGCGATGCGCGGCAGCGAGTTCCGCCCCACCTCGGGCCATTGGCTGCTGCTGGTCGGCATGATCATCGTGCTGCACATGGTGCTGCTTGCGGTGGCGGCCGCCGCCGGCTGGGCCGCCCGCCTGGGGCCGGCCGACGCGTTGGCGGTCACCATCGCCGGCAGCCAAAAGTCGATGGCGGTGGGGGTCGGGGTCGCGTTGCAGTTTGGCCCGATGACAATCTTCCCGCTGATCACTTACCACTTCGCTCAGCTGCTGATCGACACCGTCGTGGTCGATCGCCACCGGCGGAAGACCGGCCCCGAGCAGCCGCCGGCGTAG
- a CDS encoding transglutaminase domain-containing protein: MLAALAAGVSGCRKRVESRFSAGDGGVGSAREDAAMLEADFAKLNNLPNNFPLELSPPTVLLDSRFSSNGQDVLVTVTQPEGVAGAPWNVLEIASGNANFRDLGVSSGDTVKLYMFPDSESRERQNATGEIDAQMVSHEATDLVVAQVLGDRRLQVVDSVRPPRDLTVWISEEVFANQPGVGMAGLDTLRDLGKVTAFGVKIPAENLPLNILAESVPTIAWPPRIEIWRVKDERMKAINRALGAYAKNGEPPLGWEPTPDAQEITRLTESFNRWLRSRTKAADSVVQPPARVETLPEALRNDAVLQDYLSGDALNRNSFADHEGRLIQQAAWCRDIGSWAAGDAFDPLPRATRLFDWVVRNVTLTDSPRVRNHHPWETLLYGRGGAAQRAWLFAQLCRQQRIDCCVVTLPIGEGSDEWLWCGVVDHGELYLFDPQLGLALTTPADEPIALSSLREDPSLLRGFDRPDSDYPVSADALAQASFAVVSEPLTMSSRAAQLQEQQSGSSAIVLHVDADAAAEQLQQAAGVDEVGLWPHPLANLRRELRIAGSDSVAAEKTRSAAALDLQPFAWTPQLWKARMLHIRGMLETEREAKKKGVLHDPIDDHRAAAQLYLSPRVRPSEKKLDTRVLNAERLRIYHRNKADATLWLGVLKHDQGEYTQAAQWFERVDTESPENTHLADAVRYGRARALEALGQREEAARLLSEDTSPQRFGNQIRAARLLGAGSQPAE, encoded by the coding sequence ATGCTCGCCGCGTTGGCCGCGGGCGTTTCTGGCTGCCGCAAGCGGGTGGAGTCCCGCTTCTCAGCCGGCGACGGCGGCGTCGGCTCGGCCCGCGAAGACGCCGCGATGCTCGAGGCTGACTTCGCGAAACTAAACAACCTGCCAAACAACTTCCCGCTCGAGCTAAGCCCCCCGACCGTGCTGCTGGACTCCCGCTTCAGCAGCAACGGACAAGACGTGCTCGTCACGGTCACGCAGCCCGAGGGGGTCGCCGGGGCGCCCTGGAACGTGCTTGAAATCGCCAGCGGCAACGCCAACTTCCGAGACCTGGGGGTCTCTTCCGGCGACACCGTCAAGCTTTACATGTTCCCCGACAGCGAGTCGCGTGAACGGCAGAACGCTACGGGCGAGATCGACGCCCAGATGGTGAGCCACGAGGCGACCGACCTCGTCGTCGCCCAGGTGCTGGGCGACCGCCGCCTGCAGGTTGTTGACAGCGTGCGGCCGCCGCGTGACCTGACCGTGTGGATCTCCGAAGAGGTGTTCGCCAACCAGCCCGGGGTCGGCATGGCCGGCCTGGACACCCTGCGGGACCTCGGCAAGGTCACCGCGTTCGGCGTGAAGATCCCGGCCGAAAACCTTCCGCTCAACATCCTGGCCGAAAGCGTGCCGACAATTGCGTGGCCGCCCCGCATCGAGATCTGGCGGGTCAAGGACGAGCGGATGAAGGCCATCAACCGCGCGTTGGGCGCGTACGCCAAGAACGGCGAGCCGCCGCTCGGCTGGGAGCCGACGCCCGACGCCCAGGAGATCACCCGCCTGACCGAGAGCTTCAACCGCTGGCTCCGCTCACGCACCAAGGCCGCCGACAGCGTCGTGCAGCCTCCCGCGCGGGTTGAGACGCTGCCGGAGGCCCTCCGTAACGACGCCGTCCTGCAGGACTACCTCAGCGGCGACGCCCTCAACCGCAACTCCTTTGCCGACCACGAGGGGCGGCTGATTCAGCAGGCCGCCTGGTGCCGCGACATCGGCTCGTGGGCCGCCGGCGACGCCTTCGACCCGCTTCCCCGTGCGACCCGGCTGTTCGACTGGGTAGTCCGCAACGTCACGCTGACCGACAGCCCCCGTGTCCGCAACCACCACCCGTGGGAGACCCTCCTCTACGGTCGCGGCGGCGCGGCCCAGCGCGCCTGGCTGTTCGCACAGCTCTGCCGCCAGCAGCGGATCGACTGCTGCGTCGTCACCCTGCCAATCGGCGAGGGCAGCGACGAATGGCTGTGGTGCGGCGTGGTCGATCACGGCGAGCTGTACCTGTTCGACCCGCAGCTCGGCCTGGCGCTGACAACCCCAGCGGACGAGCCGATTGCGCTGTCGTCCCTGCGAGAAGACCCATCGCTACTGCGGGGCTTCGACCGCCCCGACTCTGACTACCCGGTGTCGGCCGACGCCCTCGCGCAGGCGAGCTTCGCGGTGGTGTCGGAGCCGCTCACCATGAGCAGCCGCGCCGCCCAGCTCCAGGAGCAGCAGAGCGGCAGCTCGGCGATCGTGCTGCACGTCGACGCCGACGCGGCGGCCGAGCAGCTGCAGCAGGCGGCCGGAGTCGACGAGGTCGGGCTGTGGCCGCACCCGCTTGCCAACCTGCGACGCGAGCTCCGCATCGCAGGCTCGGACAGCGTCGCGGCGGAGAAGACCCGCAGCGCCGCGGCGCTCGACCTGCAGCCCTTCGCCTGGACGCCGCAGCTCTGGAAGGCGCGGATGCTGCACATCCGCGGCATGCTCGAGACCGAGCGCGAGGCCAAGAAGAAGGGCGTCCTGCACGACCCAATCGACGACCACCGCGCCGCCGCCCAGCTCTACCTCAGCCCGCGGGTCAGACCCTCAGAGAAGAAGCTCGACACCCGCGTGCTGAACGCCGAGCGGCTGCGGATCTACCACCGCAACAAGGCCGACGCCACGCTGTGGCTGGGCGTCCTGAAGCACGATCAGGGCGAGTACACGCAGGCGGCCCAGTGGTTCGAACGGGTCGACACCGAATCCCCCGAGAACACCCACCTGGCCGACGCGGTCCGCTACGGCAGGGCGCGGGCATTGGAGGCGCTCGGCCAACGGGAAGAGGCCGCCAGGCTGCTCAGCGAAGACACATCGCCGCAACGATTCGGCAACCAGATCCGCGCGGCGCGGCTGCTCGGCGCCGGGTCGCAGCCAGCAGAATAG